TGGCCGACGAGAGTACCATTGAACGGTACCTCGAACAGGTCGAGGAGAGCGATGTTAGTATTCTCTCCCATTCTCTGtccttccttcctttccttcctTCTCCGGTGGTATTTAACGATATCACCtactgttctttttctttttttaatctttctttAAGCATCAGCATATATACCGGCGGGAATGATAATTGTGAATGTTGGATTGATTTACTTTTGCAGGGTTTTGACATAGATGTTTTTCCGGGTGGTCGTGAGACTATCTATGCCCCCATTAGAAATTTTAAGAATGATCCTCAACTTTACAAAGATCTCGTTGAAATGGCTATCATGGCACTTGAAGAGTTCAATGATAAGAACAAAGATACCAAGGTTTACTGAATTCTTTCCCGCATTCCCCCATCCTTATATTTGCGTTTGTGTCCGTTTTTATACTGTTGCTCCTCCTTGTGATCTACTTGTTGGGTCATTAATTTTCAGATTAATTATGGAGTTGTTGTTTTTTAGGGTGTACCATTTGGGTTTAAAGATATTGAGAAGGTAATTTCATACATGTGTGCTGGTGAGGTCTTTCACATTACCTTCCAAGCTGAAGAGGCTGAAACTGCTGAGGTCAAGACCTTTCAAGCTAAGGTTTATGAACCTATCCAGGAGGACCAAAGAGAGGTTATGCTCGTCAGACTGAAAAAATACTAGATTAATGATAGTGTTGGATGATACAAGCACAGACTGCTCTGTCCCTCCTTGTGTTAATGCATTTACATATGGAGTTTCTGTCTAATATGTCGTCGTCTTAGTATGTTTAATGTTTATGTCTTTTCTGTAGTACGACGACTTATTCAGTCTAGTACCTAAGACTTCAGATAACTGGCTGCCGTTGCCCTTTGAGATGAAGTCTCTTTAACTTTGTGACCGAGAGTGTCATATGTGGAGCCATTGTGGGTGCTCGTCTTGACAGTTTAATTACGGTCTCCAGTTACTGTTTAACTAGGTGAGAAGTTTCTTAGATCTTTCAATGCTATTATTTTCGTGCTTCATATGCAATTACAGGTTTGAAGTCGTGAAATCTGTTATTTTCCAGTTCACAGTAGATTCTATTTTGATAGGAAGGCATGCACGACTACATTGAAGACAATGTACACTACCTTTGTGTTCGTAAATTTCATGCGTCCTGTAAAATTTATCAAGGAGGTCCTTGAACAATTGGAAAAAGATACAGTGGAACATTATTCTTTAATATTTAACTTAGATGCATAGATTCAGCCATTTATTGAACTATTCACTGGAGGATCTTGCATGCTTCTCCACAGCATTAGTTTGGCATGGCTGTGTCTTTTCAGATTTTCAGACATGTACCTTCTTTACATGTGCTTTGAAGGCTCTAGAGGTTTGACTTGTGTTGTCCTTTAGTTTCATTTAAATGTCGGTGTATCGGTGAGTTTCACTAGCCATAGCATATTTAGGACTAAAGATGCATGCTGAGTTTGTTTAGCTTGAAGGTTTTTGTTCTCTTAAACAACAATTGACTTGATTGCGCTTCATGATTAAATTTTGAGCCGAGCTGAGTATCTGAATGCCGAGGTCGACCCGTGAATAACTCGAGCCAATCTGATCTAGTTGATTTTGGTCAAATCTGATCGAGTTTGTTGTATATGGTACTTCTGCCACCGCCAAAATCAACCGCACAATAATCAGTTGGAGGCCGAAGCCGGTTGCACAATGGTACTTCTGCTATGGGTTACAACCATCAACAAATCTACTACTCAACATGATATAATCACCTCCGGCTCTGGTGGGTCGGAAAGGCAATTGTTTTTCTATTTGTAAATTCGAACTCTGGTTGGCTAATGTGTTCGCTCATACAAGAATTGCCTTCTCGTCAGAAATGACTAATAAAACAGACTCTCAACCTCTAATTTTCAATTCTCGAACTTGCCAAACAAGAGGATTATGGTGCTTAGACTCTCTTAGTTATGTGATCTGTCAAATTCACATGGTACGTACCAAACTAAGATGTGGTGCTGGGACTCGTTAGTTTCATGGTCTCTATCAGTGCAAATTTCGTCTGACGTTCGGTTTCGACTTTTGCTTTGTCGCCAGCAAAATGTTTTTGACGGGTCATTCGATTCGAGTCTCTTCAAAATCCACTTGTCAAAAACTCATTCATATCCGATTAAAAATTGTTTCTGATTTAGTTGCAGTCTTCCAGTCCTGATTAGAGGGGGAAGCCAGGAGAGGGAAGGAGGCTGGTACAAGTTTGGATTAGATTGGAAGTGAACTAAACATTAAATCTGATCGAGAAATGAacctataaataaataaatactgtAAGATGATTAAATTTCTATCAATCGTCTTTGCATAATTATATCTATAAAAGAAATTATTGGTGGGGCGAAAAATAGGCCAACCTATTATTAAACACCAAAAATGCGAGGAATCATTAACAAGCAAAATGAGAAAATCACCACACTAACTCATATGTACTTTTCTCCCCTTCAAAATTTGTGTGTATCGTGTAACCGGGTCCCTTGGTTTAGTAATAGTTAGCGCTGTACTATTTGTTATATTGTATTTAGCTAATTTTCACTATAATCaaaattttaagaataaaaGTAACTAATATTTTTAACC
This portion of the Coffea arabica cultivar ET-39 chromosome 2e, Coffea Arabica ET-39 HiFi, whole genome shotgun sequence genome encodes:
- the LOC113731979 gene encoding uncharacterized protein produces the protein MTRRSRVGGKCEKQPMGKRSGGNRVRGKRQKLKPEAERKVGGESSGGGSSWGKNKRVFPPPPAEKTSLPPRLGLKESGTYEEFIRNALARTRARRCNPYIGFEPFGNEKMADESTIERYLEQVEESDGFDIDVFPGGRETIYAPIRNFKNDPQLYKDLVEMAIMALEEFNDKNKDTKGVPFGFKDIEKVISYMCAGEVFHITFQAEEAETAEVKTFQAKVYEPIQEDQREVMLVRLKKY